One window of Cucurbita pepo subsp. pepo cultivar mu-cu-16 chromosome LG19, ASM280686v2, whole genome shotgun sequence genomic DNA carries:
- the LOC111781944 gene encoding sphingosine kinase 1-like translates to MDQSGDPEPVLNHRLLLDDGIVTPMILTADGWLRWSEKGQRSLAIEKEVIGFSIDGPKIRINALVEDRGGLWCFGSSGALVRKEFVFQPRECIDLLGAFIFLFPLFPRSYKHRIV, encoded by the exons ATGGATCAATCCGGAGACCCAGAGCCTGTCCTTAACCACCGTCTCCTCCTTGACGACGGAATCGTCACGCCAATGATTCTCACAGCTGACGGTTGGCTTCGGTGGTCGGAGAAAGGCCAACGATCTCTGGCCATTGAGAAAGAGGTTATCGGATTCTCCATTGATGGTCCGAAGATTAGGATCAATGCTCTCGTTGAGGACCGTGGTGGATTGTGGTGCTTTGGGAGCAGCGGAGCTTTGGTGAGGAAGGAGTTTGTGTTTCAGCCCCGCGAATGCATCGATTTGCTTG gtgcctttatctttctttttcccctATTTCCACGTTCTTACAAGCATCGCATTGTTTAG